The following nucleotide sequence is from Salinigranum halophilum.
AACTCAACCTCGCACACAACGTCGTCGACCGCCACGCCGAATCCGACGCCGAGAAGAGAAACACCGTCGCCTGCATCTGGGAGGGTGAACCCGGCGACGTCAGAGAGATAACCTACCACGAACTCGCCCGCCAGTCCAACAAGGTCGCCAACTATCTCGAATCAGTCGGCATCGACACCGGCGACACCGTCGGCCTCTACATGCCGATGGTCCCCGAGGTCATCTCCATCCTCTACGGCTGTTTCAAAGTCGGTGCCATCGCCGTCCCCATCTTCTCTGGCTTCGGCGTCGACGCCACGGCGACGAGAATCGAGGATTCGGAGTGTTCGGTCCTCTTTACGGGAGATGGCTTCTACCGCCGCGGTAAGCCCCTCACCCTCAAAGAGAGTGCGGACGACGCCATCGACCAGGCCGGCCACGTCGAACACACGGTCGTCTACGACCGCCTCGGCGACGACGTCGATATCCCCTGGCAAGAGCGCGACGAGTGGTTCGCCGACGCCGTCGAGACGCAAGACGACGCGTACGACACCAAATCG
It contains:
- a CDS encoding AMP-binding protein; the encoded protein is MQTAPDPDQIVHEPSAEFVDSTNVSEFMREYGIADYDELIERTTTNLEGVDDSGVEWFWDTLPDYLDIDFYTEYDQVRDDSDGPQFSEWYPGGELNLAHNVVDRHAESDAEKRNTVACIWEGEPGDVREITYHELARQSNKVANYLESVGIDTGDTVGLYMPMVPEVISILYGCFKVGAIAVPIFSGFGVDATATRIEDSECSVLFTGDGFYRRGKPLTLKESADDAIDQAGHVEHTVVYDRLGDDVDIPWQERDEWFADAVETQDDAYDTKSLPSNQESMLLYSSGTTGKPKGIVHTHAGVQMQCAK